In the Pseudonocardia cypriaca genome, one interval contains:
- a CDS encoding biotin carboxyl carrier protein: protein MAQVELVDVSLRDGNQSLWGAAALRTAHVLQVAPLLERVGFRALDYSSSTAMGMLVRTHREDPWELFRRTRRLMPRTKLQFIGTGFRFISWQNSHPETMQLVYDRLVANGIDRVVVLDPMHDMDAARATARRLKRAGVDEVVGALTFTISAVHDDAFYADLARQMRECPDIDRVYVKDPAGILTAERARTLLPAIKAELLDTPLELHSHATIGLSPMTYSIASDLGVQVLQTGCGVLGNGSSLPEVRRTVANLREMGHRVDVDDRALGLACDFFRRLAEADELPAGRPQDFDAAFLHHQIAGGVLTTTRRQLGEIGMEDRFESLIEEVGRVRAELGHPIMVTPFPQMVVSQALFNVMSGVMGERYANVPDQVIRYVLGSFGRPTAPIEPQVQDRILDRPRARELAAEPDPPTPAELRRQFGSSISDEELLLRAHMPAEQVDAMLAAGPAPDHHNPDLAPVLRLLGELGERRSVHDLALAKPNLRLSVHRRREGGARA, encoded by the coding sequence ATGGCTCAGGTCGAACTCGTCGACGTCTCGCTGCGCGACGGCAATCAGAGCCTTTGGGGTGCGGCCGCCCTGCGGACCGCCCACGTGCTGCAGGTCGCGCCGCTGCTGGAACGGGTCGGTTTCCGCGCGCTCGACTACAGCTCCAGCACGGCGATGGGCATGCTGGTGCGCACCCATCGCGAGGACCCGTGGGAGCTGTTCCGACGCACCCGGCGCCTCATGCCGAGGACGAAGCTGCAGTTCATCGGCACGGGCTTCCGATTCATCTCCTGGCAGAACTCCCACCCCGAGACGATGCAGCTCGTCTACGACCGGCTGGTCGCCAACGGCATCGACCGGGTGGTCGTGCTCGACCCGATGCACGACATGGACGCCGCACGCGCCACCGCCCGCCGCCTCAAGCGGGCCGGCGTCGACGAGGTGGTCGGCGCGCTGACGTTCACGATCAGCGCGGTGCACGACGACGCCTTCTACGCCGACCTCGCCCGCCAGATGCGTGAGTGCCCGGACATCGACCGCGTCTACGTGAAGGACCCGGCGGGAATCCTCACCGCCGAGCGGGCCCGCACGCTGCTGCCTGCGATCAAGGCGGAGCTGCTGGACACACCGCTCGAGCTGCACTCCCACGCCACCATCGGGCTGTCTCCCATGACCTACTCGATCGCGTCGGACCTCGGGGTGCAGGTCCTGCAGACCGGCTGCGGGGTGCTGGGCAACGGCTCGTCACTGCCCGAAGTGCGACGCACGGTGGCCAACCTGCGGGAGATGGGGCACCGCGTCGACGTCGACGACCGCGCCCTGGGTCTGGCCTGCGACTTCTTCCGCCGGCTCGCCGAGGCCGATGAGCTGCCGGCCGGCCGGCCGCAGGATTTCGACGCCGCGTTCCTCCACCACCAGATCGCAGGCGGGGTGCTGACCACGACCCGGCGCCAGCTGGGCGAGATCGGGATGGAGGACCGCTTCGAGAGCCTGATCGAGGAGGTCGGCCGGGTCCGCGCCGAGCTGGGCCACCCGATCATGGTGACGCCGTTCCCGCAGATGGTCGTCTCCCAGGCGCTGTTCAACGTCATGAGCGGGGTCATGGGCGAGCGGTACGCGAACGTGCCCGACCAGGTGATCCGCTACGTGCTCGGCAGCTTCGGCCGTCCGACCGCGCCCATCGAACCGCAAGTTCAGGACCGCATCCTCGACCGGCCGCGGGCCCGGGAGCTCGCCGCGGAACCGGATCCGCCGACCCCGGCGGAGCTGCGCCGCCAGTTCGGCTCCTCGATCAGCGACGAGGAGCTGCTGCTGCGCGCGCACATGCCCGCCGAGCAGGTCGACGCGATGCTCGCCGCCGGACCGGCCCCGGACCACCACAACCCGGACCTCGCCCCGGTTCTCCGCCTGCTCGGCGAGCTCGGGGAGCGGCGGAGCGTGCACGACCTGGCACTGGCGAAGCCGAACCTGCGCCTCTCCGTGCACCGTCGCAGGGAGGGAGGGGCCCGTGCTTGA
- a CDS encoding PEP/pyruvate-binding domain-containing protein produces the protein MTTSLPVLPFADIGRDDVHSAGGKGASLGELLRAGIRVPDGFVVTTAAFQQVALHLTVRAEPIAERVKALDPDDPGALAAETALIRAAVESAPLPPSVVEAITAHYERLCAEAGRRDLPVAVRSSATSEDSAEASFAGLQDTYLWVSGGGSVVEHVRRCWASLYSVESVTYRRRRGIPETDLAMAVVVQQMVGARSSGVMFTRSPLTGDRSVIAIDAGWGLGSAVVGGDVTPDSFVVSKVTGEIVRRTVSTKTRWHQPDPSGHGIVETDVPAQLRDVPALGDEEIAELVAIGRRVEAHYGCPQDIEWAVSRTAPPGENVFLLQSRPETVWAKKDAARTAPAAAPAARAFDHVFTVLGKRSPGS, from the coding sequence ATGACGACGTCCCTTCCGGTCCTGCCCTTCGCGGACATCGGCCGCGACGACGTGCACTCGGCGGGCGGCAAGGGCGCGAGCCTCGGCGAGCTGCTGCGCGCCGGGATCCGCGTGCCCGACGGGTTCGTGGTCACGACCGCCGCCTTCCAGCAGGTCGCCCTGCACCTGACGGTGCGGGCCGAGCCGATCGCGGAGCGAGTGAAGGCCCTCGACCCGGACGACCCGGGAGCGCTGGCCGCGGAGACCGCCCTGATCCGGGCGGCGGTGGAGTCGGCGCCGCTGCCGCCATCGGTCGTCGAGGCGATCACCGCGCACTACGAGCGGCTGTGCGCGGAGGCCGGCCGGCGCGACCTACCGGTGGCAGTGCGGTCCAGCGCGACGAGCGAGGACAGTGCCGAGGCGAGCTTCGCGGGCTTGCAGGACACCTACCTGTGGGTCAGCGGCGGGGGTTCGGTGGTCGAGCACGTGCGCCGCTGCTGGGCGAGCCTGTACAGCGTCGAGTCGGTGACCTACCGGCGACGTCGCGGCATCCCCGAGACCGATCTCGCGATGGCCGTCGTCGTCCAGCAGATGGTCGGCGCTCGCAGCTCCGGCGTGATGTTCACCCGCAGCCCGCTGACCGGCGACCGCTCCGTCATCGCGATCGACGCCGGCTGGGGTCTCGGCTCGGCGGTGGTCGGCGGGGACGTCACCCCCGACTCGTTCGTGGTCAGCAAGGTCACCGGCGAGATCGTCCGGCGAACGGTGTCGACGAAGACCCGATGGCACCAGCCGGATCCCAGCGGGCACGGAATCGTGGAGACCGACGTGCCCGCGCAGCTGCGGGACGTCCCGGCGCTCGGCGACGAGGAGATCGCCGAGCTCGTCGCGATCGGCCGGAGGGTCGAGGCCCACTACGGCTGCCCGCAGGACATCGAGTGGGCGGTGTCGCGCACCGCGCCGCCGGGCGAGAACGTCTTCCTGCTGCAGAGCCGGCCGGAGACGGTGTGGGCGAAGAAGGACGCCGCTCGCACAGCCCCCGCCGCCGCCCCGGCCGCCCGTGCCTTCGACCACGTTTTCACCGTGCTCGGCAAGCGATCTCCCGGGAGCTGA
- a CDS encoding acetyl-CoA carboxylase biotin carboxyl carrier protein, whose translation MDLSPDDVRDVLRVLDSSGLDELHLELEHLTLTVRREGASAWTVEQQVLRRPAVEGGGEPAVHVENRAPRAAVPDGLVAVHPPLLGTFYRAPKPGAPPFVDVGDRVDEETVVGIVETMKMMTPVHAGVRGTVVEFRTDNGQFAATDAVLLLLEPA comes from the coding sequence GTGGACCTGAGTCCCGACGACGTCCGCGACGTGCTGCGTGTGCTCGACTCCAGCGGCTTGGACGAGCTCCACCTGGAGCTGGAGCACCTCACCCTCACGGTGCGCCGCGAGGGCGCATCCGCATGGACCGTGGAGCAGCAGGTGCTGCGCCGACCCGCGGTGGAAGGCGGCGGCGAGCCCGCGGTCCACGTCGAGAACCGGGCGCCGCGCGCCGCGGTGCCCGACGGTCTGGTCGCGGTGCATCCGCCACTGCTGGGCACCTTCTACCGGGCGCCGAAGCCGGGCGCACCACCCTTCGTCGACGTCGGTGACCGGGTCGACGAGGAGACGGTCGTCGGGATCGTCGAGACGATGAAGATGATGACGCCGGTGCACGCCGGCGTCCGCGGCACGGTCGTGGAGTTCCGCACGGACAACGGCCAGTTCGCCGCCACCGACGCGGTCCTGCTGCTCCTGGAGCCGGCATGA
- a CDS encoding acetyl-CoA carboxylase biotin carboxylase subunit: MRIRRLLIANRGEIAARVIRTCARLGIESVLAASDADLDALPARLADRVVRLGPAPAAESYLDPAAVVRAAKAVEAGAVHPGYGFLSENPSLARACRDSGIVFVGPAPETLEAVGDKLRARSHALAAGLPVVPGGEAADLAGAQAVAAEVGYPLLVKAVGGGGGRGMKLVRSPDELPQTLDIAVSEAAAAFGDPRVYLERFVASGRHVEVQVLGDGARAVALGDRDCSVQRRYQKLFEEAPAPLLSERIRAEMAAAATTLATHLGYRGLGTVELLYDRERDTFHFLEMNARIQVEHPVTEMVTGIDLVAEQLAVAEGLALRMRQEDVALTGHAVECRINAEEWAHDFRPSPGRIERVVLPAGDGIRVDTHVQSGSVVPPYYDSLLAKLIVHGVDRADALARARAALDLLRIDGVPTTVPMHQALLADPEFAAGGVDTAFFERFLAIRRPDVVGVP, from the coding sequence ATGAGGATCCGTCGGTTGCTGATCGCCAACCGCGGTGAGATCGCCGCCCGGGTGATCCGCACCTGCGCGCGGCTCGGCATCGAGTCGGTGCTCGCCGCCTCCGACGCCGACCTCGACGCGCTGCCGGCCCGGCTGGCCGACCGGGTCGTGCGGCTCGGCCCCGCACCGGCGGCGGAGTCCTACCTGGACCCGGCCGCGGTCGTGCGGGCGGCGAAGGCGGTCGAGGCCGGCGCCGTGCACCCCGGATACGGCTTCCTGTCGGAGAACCCGTCGCTGGCGCGGGCCTGTCGAGATTCCGGGATCGTCTTCGTCGGGCCGGCACCGGAGACCCTCGAAGCGGTCGGGGACAAGCTGCGCGCCCGATCGCACGCGCTCGCCGCGGGGCTGCCGGTGGTGCCCGGTGGCGAGGCCGCCGACCTGGCAGGTGCGCAGGCCGTGGCCGCCGAGGTGGGCTATCCGCTTCTGGTGAAGGCCGTGGGCGGCGGTGGCGGTCGCGGCATGAAGCTCGTCCGCTCGCCCGACGAGCTGCCGCAGACGCTCGACATCGCGGTTTCCGAAGCCGCCGCCGCGTTCGGCGACCCCCGGGTGTACCTGGAACGGTTCGTCGCCTCCGGCCGGCACGTCGAGGTGCAGGTGCTGGGCGACGGCGCCCGTGCAGTGGCGCTGGGCGACCGCGACTGCTCGGTACAACGCCGCTACCAGAAGCTGTTCGAAGAGGCACCCGCGCCACTGCTGTCGGAGCGCATCCGCGCGGAGATGGCGGCCGCGGCGACCACGCTCGCCACGCACCTCGGCTACCGCGGGCTGGGTACCGTCGAACTGCTCTACGACCGGGAGCGGGACACCTTCCACTTCCTCGAGATGAACGCCCGGATCCAGGTGGAGCACCCGGTCACCGAGATGGTCACGGGGATCGACCTGGTCGCCGAGCAGCTCGCCGTGGCCGAGGGGCTGGCGCTGCGCATGCGCCAGGAGGACGTCGCTCTCACCGGGCACGCGGTGGAGTGCCGGATCAACGCCGAGGAGTGGGCGCACGACTTCCGCCCCTCCCCCGGGCGGATAGAGCGCGTTGTCCTGCCGGCCGGCGACGGCATCCGCGTCGACACCCACGTGCAGAGCGGCTCGGTCGTGCCGCCCTACTACGACTCCCTCCTGGCCAAGCTGATCGTGCACGGCGTCGACCGGGCCGACGCCCTGGCCAGGGCGCGGGCCGCGCTGGACCTGCTGCGGATCGACGGCGTGCCGACCACCGTGCCGATGCACCAGGCGCTGCTGGCCGACCCCGAGTTCGCCGCCGGGGGCGTCGACACCGCGTTCTTCGAGCGGTTCCTCGCGATCCGCCGGCCCGACGTCGTGGGGGTGCCGTAG